Part of the Candidatus Eisenbacteria bacterium genome is shown below.
CCGGTCATCGCCGTCGACGAAGAGGTCGACTCCGACATGGAGCACGGCACCGAGGTCGCCATCGAACTGGAGGCGACCTATAAAGCGGGCCGGCACAGCGTGGACTCCTACCTTCACCAGGTCGCCCTCGCCAGCCCCCACGCCGAGATTCTTTACGAGCCCCCCAAGGGCGAGTCCGTCCGATACGCGCGGGCCGTCCATGAACTCCCCCCGGAAGCGGCGGAAATCAAACCCCATCCGAAGGGGGTGGAACTCGGCTCGCTCATGAAGATGCTCAAGGAAACGCGCGGCCGAAACGTGCGCGGTTTCCTGACCGGCGAGTTCAGCCGCGTCAGCGGAAAGGTGGCCGAAGAGATCCTCGCCGCCGCCGGAATCGCCCCCTCCATGAGCCCCGGCCGGGTCCACCGGGACGCGGCGGAAACCCTCTATCGCGCGATCCAGAAAACCAAGATCATGAATCCGCCGACCAACTGCCTCTCGCCGATCGGCGAGGCGCAGCTGATCGCCTCGCTCGCGAGCCGCCACGAACCGGAGTTCGTCGCCGCCGTGAGCCGGCCGCCGTCGGTCTACCGCGGCAACCCTTTCCTGATCGAGGCGGCGATAGCCTTCGGCGGCCCGAGCTTCGACGCCGACGGGACCGTCGATCTCTACCGCTTCGCCAACCGGGTGCCCCTGCAATACCAGAAGTCGGCGTGCGCCATCACCAAGAGCGTCATCGAAGTGGCTTGGCGCAATTACAACATCAGCCAGAGCCGCGGCGCCCTCCCGACGGGACCGATGGCCGTCGCCGTCCACATCGCCTCCGTCTGGGTTCCCTTTACGTCCGAATCGAAGGAGGCGATCGCCTCTTATCCCGAAATCACCAAGGAGATCCGTCTCGCCCTCCAGGAGTGCGGCCGCAAGCTGGGCGCCCACATCCGGCGCGGGCGGCGGCTGGCGGAGGCGGCGAAGAAGAAGAGCTACATCGAGATCTATATCCCCCACATCGGCATCGCGCTGCAGGAGATCCTCGGCCTGACCGACGCGCAGCGCGACAACACGACGGAGAAACTGAAGGACATTCTGGAGAGGAGCCGCCAGATTTAGGCGGCCCTCCCTTCGCGAGAGGAGATGGCGCGGTGGCGAGGAAGAAGACGGGAGAAGGGGCGCGAAAACAAGGGGCGGACGTTGTCCCCCGGATCGTGAAGGAAGCGAAGTCGGTCGAGAGCCGGATCCAGCGGGGCCGCAAGCCGTCGATGGAATTCCCGGTCCGTTCCCTTCAGAACGTCTCCTACCATCCGGACAAGGGATTCTTCGAGATCAAGGGACGCACCAAGGAGAGGACACTCACGGTCACGACGGTGAAGACCTTCGCCCAAACCCTGCGGATGATGGCGCTCAGCAAGGAGCTGGTCGAGACCGACGACATCGCCACCAAGCGGGAGGCGTACTACGTCTCCAAGAACTGGGAAGAAGCGCGTTTCACGGAACAGCCCGAGTCGGACACGGTCATTGAAGACGTGGAGGCGCTCTTCCGCGTCAATCGGGAGCAGCTCGGCTTCGTCCCCGAAGAAAAAGGGGGGGACGTGGCGGGCCGCCTGGTCGTGATCGATCGCGACGGCGAGACGGGCGAGGAACTCAAGATCGACTGCACCCGCTTCGGTTCCGGCGCCTACTCGATCCCGATCTCGGTGGAGCACCTCCGCTTCGAAACCAAGGCGAAGTTCGTGCTCGTCATC
Proteins encoded:
- a CDS encoding DNA topoisomerase VI subunit B, yielding MKKRSAENGGAQPDLFGGAEESSRRSSKKKGAPSKVVKLPVRKGGAGETAGKGAAKAPTGKGTGKDAPAAKGTSPRKTARRPVVEAVPSPAAAKTPAPPAAPVSPPKRALRSRGRRTAQNAPGKQREISVSEFFAKNRHLLGFDNPAKALLTTVKEAVDNSLDACEEANILPEIRVRIEMLAEDRFRVTVRDNGPGIDKKEVPRIFGSLLYGSKFHRLRQSRGQQGIGISAAGMYGQMTTGKPMEVLSRITTSKPANRLAILLDTKKNLPVIAVDEEVDSDMEHGTEVAIELEATYKAGRHSVDSYLHQVALASPHAEILYEPPKGESVRYARAVHELPPEAAEIKPHPKGVELGSLMKMLKETRGRNVRGFLTGEFSRVSGKVAEEILAAAGIAPSMSPGRVHRDAAETLYRAIQKTKIMNPPTNCLSPIGEAQLIASLASRHEPEFVAAVSRPPSVYRGNPFLIEAAIAFGGPSFDADGTVDLYRFANRVPLQYQKSACAITKSVIEVAWRNYNISQSRGALPTGPMAVAVHIASVWVPFTSESKEAIASYPEITKEIRLALQECGRKLGAHIRRGRRLAEAAKKKSYIEIYIPHIGIALQEILGLTDAQRDNTTEKLKDILERSRQI